One Solibacillus sp. R5-41 DNA segment encodes these proteins:
- the fliF gene encoding flagellar basal-body MS-ring/collar protein FliF codes for MNERFTKIKSDSNSFWQSRTKNQKGAIIGAIIGVIALAGILTYYSTRTTMAQLFPELPTAEVGRITEALSAQGVSYEVANGGTTILVPEEQVDNLKVSLAAQGYPDSGEIDNSFFTTNAGFGMTDNEFDVIKKAATETELANLIRKFDGVKDANVMITLPDSGVFLKDAQGEATAAIVLDTAPGHKFSDDQIKGLFNLVSMSIPNLPKDNITIMNQYSEYYDLAAAENGGGGMDSVTGQMEVKKTIERDLQRQVQQMLGTLIGQDKVVVNVSADVDFKKENRQEDLVKPVDEENMSGIEISAQRITETYSGGAGAEGSPEAENPTDNLIDYVEGTTGDGDYERVEETINNDVNRIHREIQESPYKIRNLGIQVMVEPPVADDAASLPDGVRTDIEQILSTIVRTSVDQEAAGDLTDEEIANRIVVSVQEFHGNDANATAPESVIPWWVWVIGGILLVAIALLVVYVLRVRKRKQQEEEQGIIERQQQLIEVEDISEEKETEATVRRKQLEKMAKDKPEDFAKLLRSWIAED; via the coding sequence ATGAATGAACGATTTACAAAAATTAAAAGTGACTCCAATAGTTTCTGGCAGAGTCGAACGAAAAATCAAAAAGGCGCAATTATAGGAGCAATTATAGGTGTTATTGCGCTAGCAGGTATACTTACATATTATTCAACACGTACAACGATGGCTCAATTATTCCCAGAACTACCTACGGCTGAGGTGGGAAGAATTACAGAGGCATTAAGTGCCCAAGGTGTTTCCTATGAGGTGGCTAATGGGGGCACGACAATTTTAGTTCCAGAAGAGCAAGTAGATAACTTAAAAGTATCGCTTGCAGCTCAGGGCTATCCTGATTCTGGTGAAATTGATAACTCATTCTTTACGACAAATGCAGGCTTCGGTATGACTGATAATGAATTTGATGTAATCAAAAAGGCTGCAACTGAAACGGAATTAGCCAATTTAATTCGTAAATTTGATGGTGTTAAAGATGCGAATGTCATGATTACTTTACCTGACTCCGGTGTTTTCTTAAAAGATGCTCAAGGTGAGGCAACAGCCGCAATCGTGCTGGACACAGCTCCTGGACATAAGTTTTCAGATGACCAAATTAAAGGATTGTTCAACTTAGTGTCAATGAGTATTCCTAATTTACCAAAAGATAATATAACTATTATGAATCAGTACTCGGAGTATTATGATTTAGCTGCTGCTGAAAATGGTGGCGGTGGTATGGACAGTGTGACGGGGCAAATGGAAGTGAAGAAAACAATCGAACGTGATCTTCAACGCCAAGTGCAACAAATGCTAGGCACGCTTATCGGGCAGGATAAGGTCGTAGTAAATGTTTCGGCAGATGTTGACTTTAAAAAAGAAAATCGCCAAGAAGATTTAGTCAAGCCTGTTGATGAAGAAAACATGTCAGGAATTGAGATTAGTGCACAACGAATTACAGAAACGTATTCGGGCGGTGCAGGTGCGGAAGGTTCGCCTGAAGCAGAAAATCCAACAGACAACCTGATAGATTATGTAGAAGGAACAACTGGAGATGGCGATTACGAGCGCGTCGAGGAAACAATTAACAATGACGTCAATCGAATTCATCGTGAAATTCAAGAGAGTCCCTATAAAATTCGTAATCTAGGTATTCAAGTAATGGTAGAACCGCCAGTTGCAGATGATGCGGCATCACTTCCAGATGGTGTTCGTACAGATATTGAGCAAATTTTATCCACAATTGTGCGTACTTCTGTCGATCAAGAAGCTGCAGGTGATTTAACAGACGAAGAAATTGCCAATCGAATTGTCGTATCTGTTCAAGAATTCCACGGTAATGATGCCAATGCAACAGCACCAGAATCGGTTATTCCTTGGTGGGTATGGGTAATTGGTGGCATCTTATTAGTCGCTATTGCATTACTAGTAGTTTACGTATTACGTGTTCGTAAACGTAAACAGCAAGAAGAAGAGCAAGGGATTATTGAAAGACAGCAGCAATTAATAGAAGTAGAAGATATTTCAGAAGAAAAAGAAACTGAAGCGACTGTACGCCGCAAGCAATTAGAAAAAATGGCAAAAGATAAGCCAGAAGATTTTGCGAAGCTATTGCGTAGTTGGATTGCTGAAGACTAA
- the fliG gene encoding flagellar motor switch protein FliG — protein MSKKDKDLSGKQKAALLLISLGPEVSASVYKHLSEEEIERLTLEISGVKKVESTVKEDIIEEFHQIALAQDYITQGGIGYAKTVLEKALGSEQAQAILNRLTSSLQVRPFDFARKADPAQIFNFIQNEHPQTIALILSYLEPGQAGVILSSLPQEVQADIAKRIAMMESTSPEVISEIESVLERKLSSTVTQDYTETGGVDAVVEVLNGVDRQTEKTILDALEIQDPELAEEIKKRMFVFEDIVTLDNRSIQRVIRDCENEDLLLSMKVSSDEVKDIIFRNMSQRMADTFREEMEIMGPVRLRDVEEAQSRIVAVIRRLEDAGEIIIARGGGDDVIV, from the coding sequence GTGTCCAAGAAAGATAAAGATCTATCAGGAAAGCAAAAAGCAGCTTTACTGTTAATTTCTCTAGGACCAGAAGTTTCGGCTTCTGTATATAAACATTTAAGTGAAGAAGAAATTGAACGTCTAACGTTAGAAATTTCAGGTGTAAAAAAAGTGGAATCCACAGTAAAGGAAGATATTATTGAGGAGTTTCATCAAATTGCTTTAGCACAAGATTATATCACGCAAGGTGGTATTGGTTATGCGAAGACGGTACTTGAAAAAGCGTTAGGTTCCGAACAAGCACAGGCCATTTTAAATCGTCTAACTTCTTCATTGCAAGTGCGTCCGTTTGATTTTGCACGTAAGGCTGACCCAGCACAAATTTTTAATTTTATTCAAAATGAGCACCCACAAACAATTGCCCTTATTTTATCTTATTTAGAGCCAGGGCAAGCTGGTGTAATACTATCTTCATTACCACAAGAAGTACAGGCAGATATTGCGAAACGTATTGCTATGATGGAATCTACATCACCGGAAGTAATTAGTGAAATTGAGTCTGTGCTGGAACGCAAGCTTTCATCGACAGTTACACAGGATTACACAGAAACAGGTGGCGTAGATGCAGTTGTAGAAGTGTTAAATGGTGTCGACCGTCAAACAGAAAAAACAATTCTCGATGCACTAGAGATTCAAGATCCAGAGCTTGCAGAAGAAATCAAGAAACGTATGTTTGTATTCGAGGATATCGTTACACTCGACAATCGATCTATTCAGCGTGTTATTCGTGATTGTGAAAACGAAGACTTACTGCTATCGATGAAAGTTTCTTCAGACGAAGTAAAAGATATTATTTTCCGCAATATGTCACAACGTATGGCTGATACATTCCGTGAAGAGATGGAAATAATGGGACCTGTACGTTTACGTGATGTAGAGGAAGCACAATCACGTATCGTAGCTGTTATTCGTCGCTTAGAGGATGCGGGTGAAATCATTATCGCACGCGGTGGAGGAGATGATGTAATTGTCTAG
- the fliH gene encoding flagellar assembly protein FliH, which produces MSRIIRSTNAHPAEEHIVEIKLQSFFEPIHFTEEVEEADDAPQLTLDDIQQERLHTMQRAEQEIQEQRKQFDQFCNEQLAAIEALKQTWEEEKLILQQQAYDEGFAQGYEEGNQKVQADMEQSIKTANATMTLAEVNAQKYIESQESVVLELALTSAEHILNVALDREEDLFISIIKRALKEAREMKEIKLYVAPKYHGVVTKNHDELAEMFPVNVPFMIFVNEDLLDDESYIETNHGRIVVSLDEQLQELRIQLNELLDSKE; this is translated from the coding sequence TTGTCTAGAATTATCCGTTCGACAAATGCACATCCGGCAGAAGAACATATTGTAGAAATTAAACTACAAAGCTTTTTTGAACCCATTCACTTTACAGAGGAAGTTGAGGAAGCAGATGATGCGCCTCAACTAACTTTAGATGACATACAGCAAGAGCGTCTGCACACGATGCAAAGAGCTGAGCAGGAAATTCAAGAGCAACGTAAACAATTCGATCAATTTTGCAATGAACAACTTGCCGCAATTGAAGCATTAAAGCAAACTTGGGAAGAAGAAAAACTCATACTTCAGCAACAAGCATATGACGAAGGATTTGCACAAGGCTATGAGGAAGGGAATCAAAAAGTACAAGCTGATATGGAACAATCGATAAAAACAGCTAATGCTACGATGACCTTAGCTGAAGTAAATGCGCAAAAATACATTGAATCACAAGAATCAGTTGTTTTAGAATTGGCATTAACTTCGGCAGAGCATATTTTAAATGTAGCACTGGATCGAGAGGAAGATCTCTTTATTTCGATTATTAAACGTGCATTAAAAGAAGCAAGAGAAATGAAAGAAATCAAGTTATATGTTGCGCCGAAATATCATGGAGTTGTTACGAAAAATCATGATGAATTAGCGGAAATGTTCCCTGTAAATGTACCGTTTATGATTTTTGTTAATGAGGATTTACTTGATGATGAAAGCTATATCGAAACGAATCATGGGCGTATTGTTGTGTCACTAGACGAGCAATTACAAGAGCTACGTATACAATTAAATGAACTATTAGACAGTAAGGAATGA
- the fliI gene encoding flagellar protein export ATPase FliI, which translates to MKTAQLIEHIPNLNTFKKFGRVTRVVGLMIESQGPESSIGDVCKIHVQTVKNGQQTILAEVVGFKDEIVVLMPFSSLKEISIGCLVEGTGTPLEVKVGPELIGKVLDAMGNPFDGQALPRGLTSVQTEKEPPNPLHRPPIDEQLEVGVKAIDGMLTVGSGQRVGIFAGSGVGKSTLLGMIARNTKADINVIALVGERGREVREFIERDLGPEGLSRSIVVAATSDQPALMRIKAAFTATAIAEYFRDRGHNVMLMMDSVTRVAMAQREIGLAVGEPPATRGYTPSVFAILPTLLERSGTNIHGTITAFYTVLVDGDDMNEPIADAVRGILDGHIVLDRNLANKGQYPAINVLKSVSRLMNHIADPEHVKAASRLRELYFDYSKSEDLINIGAYKRGTSREIDEAIQYEPLITAFLKQGYKEKVSIQQTVNELVALANGGAK; encoded by the coding sequence ATGAAAACGGCTCAATTAATTGAACATATTCCAAATCTCAATACATTTAAAAAGTTTGGTAGGGTGACGAGAGTTGTCGGTTTAATGATTGAGTCACAAGGTCCAGAAAGCTCGATTGGCGATGTTTGTAAAATCCATGTTCAGACGGTAAAAAATGGACAGCAAACGATTTTAGCGGAAGTTGTTGGCTTTAAAGATGAAATTGTTGTCCTTATGCCATTTTCTTCATTAAAAGAGATTTCAATCGGTTGTTTAGTTGAAGGTACTGGCACACCTTTAGAAGTAAAGGTCGGGCCAGAGTTAATTGGTAAAGTACTGGATGCGATGGGCAATCCATTTGATGGGCAAGCATTACCAAGAGGGTTAACATCCGTGCAAACGGAAAAAGAACCACCAAATCCGCTTCATCGTCCACCAATCGACGAACAGCTTGAAGTGGGCGTAAAGGCAATCGACGGTATGCTAACAGTTGGTAGTGGTCAGCGTGTCGGGATATTCGCCGGCTCTGGTGTCGGGAAAAGTACATTGCTTGGAATGATTGCACGCAATACAAAAGCAGATATTAATGTTATTGCATTAGTAGGGGAACGTGGGCGTGAAGTGCGTGAATTTATTGAACGAGATTTAGGTCCAGAAGGCTTAAGTCGTTCAATTGTCGTAGCAGCTACGAGTGACCAGCCGGCATTAATGCGTATAAAGGCTGCATTCACTGCCACAGCTATTGCTGAATATTTCCGTGATCGTGGTCATAATGTGATGCTCATGATGGATTCTGTTACCCGTGTTGCGATGGCGCAGCGTGAAATTGGCTTAGCTGTCGGAGAACCACCGGCAACACGAGGCTATACACCGTCTGTTTTTGCGATTTTACCAACGTTATTAGAGCGTTCTGGTACAAATATTCATGGTACAATTACAGCGTTTTATACGGTTTTAGTTGATGGTGATGATATGAACGAACCTATTGCCGATGCAGTGCGCGGTATTTTGGATGGGCATATTGTATTAGATCGTAATTTGGCAAACAAAGGTCAATATCCTGCTATCAATGTATTGAAAAGTGTCAGTCGTTTAATGAACCATATAGCTGATCCAGAGCATGTAAAAGCAGCAAGCCGATTGAGAGAATTGTATTTTGATTATTCGAAGTCTGAGGATTTAATTAACATTGGTGCGTATAAACGAGGAACTTCACGTGAAATTGATGAAGCGATTCAATATGAGCCTTTAATTACTGCGTTTTTAAAGCAAGGTTATAAAGAAAAAGTGTCCATTCAACAAACAGTAAATGAACTGGTAGCATTAGCGAATGGCGGTGCGAAATAA
- the fliJ gene encoding flagellar export protein FliJ — MSKYTYRFEKILVVKEQEKNESEMAFKESVQVFEEIATKLYDLLKKKEDLTTYQRERLVVGASIDEINHYSRFIDSMEKTIADVQQKVVQARAKMNWHEQKLLEKNLEVRKYEKMRENDYEHYKEDQQRIEAIQLDELSTIAYYKKEIR; from the coding sequence ATGTCTAAATATACATATCGCTTTGAAAAAATACTTGTCGTGAAAGAACAAGAAAAAAATGAATCCGAAATGGCATTTAAAGAATCAGTACAAGTGTTTGAGGAAATCGCGACAAAGCTATACGATTTATTAAAGAAAAAAGAAGATTTAACGACGTATCAGCGAGAGCGATTAGTTGTGGGCGCATCCATTGACGAAATTAATCATTATTCGAGATTTATAGACAGCATGGAAAAAACAATTGCTGATGTTCAACAAAAAGTAGTACAAGCACGTGCCAAAATGAACTGGCATGAACAAAAATTATTAGAAAAAAACTTGGAAGTACGTAAATACGAAAAAATGCGTGAAAATGATTACGAGCATTACAAAGAAGATCAACAGCGCATTGAAGCGATTCAATTAGATGAACTTTCAACGATTGCATATTACAAGAAGGAAATCAGGTGA
- a CDS encoding MotE family protein, giving the protein MAKKNTENVNNLDEQLELENKSPGFIKKFVYLFLIPLMFTVAIILIVTTFTGTNVFKLAGNVTEKIPFMNKEEAESVENSSLSGEKVVSLQAEIQEKEVQITQLQTQIESAVVEKDELLAEQERLQFEIEKLKRNQEETQKEFTEILSTFEKMSAKTAAPILVQMSDTESLRIMSNMKPDTLSAIFTKMSPADAARYTELLSQQ; this is encoded by the coding sequence GTGGCAAAAAAAAATACGGAAAATGTAAATAACCTAGATGAACAACTGGAATTAGAAAACAAGTCCCCAGGCTTTATCAAAAAGTTTGTGTATTTATTTTTAATTCCGCTTATGTTTACGGTCGCAATTATTTTAATTGTTACGACGTTTACAGGTACAAATGTATTTAAACTGGCTGGAAATGTGACTGAAAAAATTCCATTTATGAATAAAGAAGAGGCTGAAAGCGTTGAAAACAGCTCATTAAGTGGAGAAAAAGTCGTTTCATTACAAGCAGAAATACAAGAAAAAGAAGTTCAAATCACTCAATTACAAACGCAAATTGAATCGGCTGTGGTAGAGAAGGATGAATTATTAGCAGAGCAAGAGCGTTTACAATTCGAAATTGAGAAACTAAAACGCAATCAAGAAGAAACACAAAAAGAATTCACTGAAATTTTATCAACTTTCGAAAAAATGTCCGCCAAAACAGCGGCACCTATATTAGTACAAATGAGCGATACCGAATCATTGCGAATTATGTCTAATATGAAACCCGATACATTATCTGCCATATTTACGAAGATGAGTCCAGCAGATGCAGCTCGTTATACGGAGCTATTATCTCAGCAATAG
- a CDS encoding flagellar hook-length control protein FliK — protein MNIAMLQTMATNKAQSKPSAKQSDAAATNTGEFGSVFQTIMSKSNQPAKVDQKPTDSIAEEIESIISTDSLEELFEKLGIEMDEAGLFILAGDAETPVAVDELLTLENLSELLGLTEQQVVEMVEQLLGDAQQQTITDIWSLLEQAPAIVSEILAAIQGTQQKDMQPNELQQIVQLLKMAELLGNKTDMMYQQEQQLGQLKDLLQSMLPQVQQVLNTNQQEAPKVTFQQIVQQVTQQTGTKTEQETSTPVGLQQQQMAQTKTVSITLPAEKPAQSEALIKEIQNLLNRSQLSGQQGNMKLLLKLFPENLGQIRIELVQKDGVLSARLLASTALGKELLDNNINQLKSGLVAQNIQMDRIDIAQSLQDADRNARDQNFFNNFFRQQEQEDVEENEDDNEEEKVSFSDLLSEEAR, from the coding sequence ATGAATATCGCAATGTTACAAACGATGGCAACGAATAAAGCGCAATCAAAACCAAGTGCAAAACAATCGGATGCAGCAGCTACGAACACGGGGGAATTTGGAAGTGTATTTCAAACGATCATGTCCAAATCGAATCAGCCCGCAAAAGTGGATCAAAAGCCAACCGATTCAATTGCAGAAGAAATTGAATCGATTATTTCAACCGATTCATTAGAAGAGTTATTTGAAAAATTAGGCATCGAAATGGATGAAGCAGGATTATTTATTTTAGCTGGAGATGCTGAAACACCGGTTGCCGTTGATGAGCTGTTAACACTGGAAAACTTATCGGAATTACTTGGATTAACAGAACAGCAAGTCGTTGAAATGGTTGAGCAATTATTAGGTGACGCACAACAACAAACAATTACCGATATTTGGTCATTACTTGAACAAGCACCGGCAATCGTAAGTGAAATTTTAGCAGCAATCCAAGGAACGCAGCAAAAAGATATGCAACCTAATGAGTTACAACAAATCGTTCAATTGTTGAAAATGGCTGAACTTTTAGGCAATAAAACGGACATGATGTATCAGCAGGAGCAACAGCTAGGTCAATTAAAAGATTTACTTCAATCGATGTTGCCACAAGTGCAGCAAGTATTGAATACGAATCAGCAAGAAGCACCGAAAGTGACGTTCCAACAAATTGTTCAGCAAGTAACACAGCAAACAGGAACGAAAACAGAACAAGAAACTTCAACACCTGTTGGATTGCAACAGCAACAAATGGCACAAACAAAAACTGTATCGATTACATTACCTGCTGAAAAGCCTGCGCAATCTGAAGCGTTAATAAAAGAAATTCAAAACTTATTGAATCGAAGTCAGTTATCGGGTCAACAAGGGAATATGAAATTATTATTAAAGCTATTCCCAGAAAACTTAGGACAAATTCGTATTGAATTAGTTCAAAAAGATGGCGTGTTGTCTGCACGACTATTAGCTTCGACAGCGTTAGGAAAAGAACTGCTTGATAACAATATTAATCAATTGAAATCTGGGCTAGTTGCACAAAATATCCAAATGGATCGAATTGATATAGCGCAATCTTTACAGGACGCAGATCGTAATGCACGGGATCAAAACTTCTTCAATAACTTCTTCCGTCAGCAAGAGCAAGAGGATGTAGAAGAAAATGAGGATGACAACGAAGAGGAAAAAGTTTCGTTCAGTGATCTATTAAGTGAGGAGGCACGGTAA
- the flgD gene encoding flagellar hook assembly protein FlgD, protein MTNGISKDITNDYYLSVNDPNFKVTDKPTNGELGKDAFLKILITQLQNQDPTSPMDDKEFIAQMAQFSSLEQMQNMTKAMENLLVSQNQTQLMSYSSFIGKEVKWHELTDKLDEAGKPIFNEGTGVIKELKFANGEPVFILADGKEITPGNISSILGGGSSTPTNPFAEASELIGKNVQYKNGEQVIDAIIEAITVKNGAIEFILNDGTRLKRDDFTLVEQEEDTTDKDDTTDKEPSDDTKTDDPTV, encoded by the coding sequence ATGACAAATGGTATTTCAAAGGATATTACAAATGACTACTATTTATCCGTAAATGATCCAAATTTTAAAGTAACGGATAAACCTACTAATGGTGAATTAGGGAAAGATGCCTTTTTAAAAATCTTAATAACCCAATTACAAAACCAAGATCCAACGAGCCCAATGGATGATAAAGAATTCATTGCTCAAATGGCCCAGTTCTCTTCTTTAGAGCAAATGCAAAACATGACTAAGGCTATGGAAAATCTTTTAGTTTCTCAAAATCAAACGCAATTAATGTCCTATTCATCGTTTATCGGGAAAGAAGTTAAATGGCATGAATTAACAGATAAACTTGATGAAGCTGGGAAGCCAATTTTCAACGAAGGTACGGGTGTTATTAAAGAGTTGAAATTTGCTAATGGTGAACCAGTCTTCATACTAGCGGATGGTAAGGAAATTACACCTGGTAATATTTCGTCCATTTTAGGTGGCGGAAGTTCAACACCTACAAATCCATTTGCAGAAGCAAGTGAACTTATCGGCAAAAATGTTCAATATAAAAATGGTGAGCAAGTGATTGACGCCATCATCGAAGCGATTACAGTGAAAAATGGTGCCATTGAATTTATTTTAAACGATGGTACACGATTGAAGCGTGATGACTTTACGCTTGTTGAACAAGAAGAGGATACAACTGATAAAGATGATACGACGGATAAAGAACCATCCGATGATACAAAAACGGATGATCCAACAGTATAA
- a CDS encoding TIGR02530 family flagellar biosynthesis protein, giving the protein MNRVNLQHIPYHPPLQSSAANLKTNTNTSKQSFVEHLNQASIEELKISKHASERINERNIAISASEWQEITEKVFEARDKGVNQPLVLMEQAALIVSAKNGTVITALDRSEARQQLFTNIDGTIVL; this is encoded by the coding sequence ATGAATCGAGTAAATCTCCAACATATACCGTATCATCCACCGTTGCAATCCAGTGCTGCGAATTTAAAAACTAATACAAATACATCGAAACAATCGTTTGTTGAGCATTTAAATCAAGCATCAATTGAAGAGTTAAAGATAAGTAAACATGCATCTGAGCGTATAAATGAACGGAATATTGCGATTTCAGCTAGTGAATGGCAAGAGATTACCGAAAAAGTATTTGAAGCCCGTGATAAGGGAGTTAATCAACCGTTAGTTTTAATGGAGCAAGCGGCATTGATTGTTAGTGCAAAAAATGGAACTGTGATTACTGCGTTAGATCGTTCGGAAGCAAGGCAACAATTATTTACAAATATAGACGGTACGATTGTGTTATAG
- the flgG gene encoding flagellar basal body rod protein FlgG, whose product MLRSMYSGISGLKNFQTKLDVIGNNIANVNTYGFKKERTIFKDLISQTQSGASGPSAARGGVNAIQVGLGSQLAAIDTVHNPGSMQTTGRGLDLAISGDGFFMVADSAAEEAPTPEDMEDLTANPLIGAGFTNTQYTRAGNFYMDKFGYVVNGDGKYLVGVPNDTLYAEVDPDATSESDADRADASQGTDNLYVDGEITPENGEVAPLRIPTNAQSMSIGQDGSVYYVDVNGKLQFAGQALLAKFPNASGLEKTGSNYFQMTANSGDPLVQAGTQAGIGSVNAGFLEMSNVDLSEEFTEMIVAQRGFQSNSRIITTSDEILQELVNLKR is encoded by the coding sequence ATGTTACGTTCAATGTATTCAGGTATTTCAGGTCTTAAAAACTTCCAAACAAAGCTAGACGTTATTGGTAATAATATTGCCAACGTTAATACGTACGGCTTTAAAAAGGAACGTACAATCTTTAAAGATTTAATTTCACAAACACAATCAGGTGCATCAGGTCCTTCAGCGGCTCGCGGTGGTGTAAACGCGATTCAAGTTGGTTTAGGGTCACAGTTAGCTGCAATTGATACAGTACATAATCCAGGCTCAATGCAAACAACAGGACGTGGATTAGACTTAGCCATTTCAGGTGACGGATTCTTCATGGTAGCGGATTCTGCTGCAGAAGAAGCACCAACACCAGAGGATATGGAAGATTTAACGGCAAACCCTTTGATAGGTGCTGGATTTACAAATACACAATATACACGTGCTGGTAACTTCTATATGGATAAATTCGGTTATGTAGTAAATGGTGATGGTAAATATTTAGTAGGTGTTCCAAATGATACTCTTTATGCTGAAGTTGATCCAGATGCAACAAGTGAGTCAGATGCTGATCGAGCAGATGCCTCTCAAGGAACAGATAACTTATACGTAGATGGTGAAATTACACCTGAAAATGGTGAGGTAGCCCCACTTCGAATTCCAACTAATGCACAATCTATGTCAATTGGCCAAGATGGTTCAGTTTACTATGTTGACGTTAATGGTAAACTACAATTTGCTGGTCAAGCGTTACTTGCGAAGTTCCCGAACGCTTCAGGTTTAGAGAAAACAGGTTCGAACTATTTCCAAATGACAGCGAACTCGGGTGACCCACTTGTACAAGCAGGTACGCAAGCAGGTATTGGTTCTGTAAATGCCGGTTTCCTAGAAATGTCAAACGTTGACCTTTCAGAAGAATTCACTGAAATGATCGTTGCACAACGTGGTTTCCAATCAAACTCACGTATTATTACAACATCGGATGAAATTTTACAAGAGCTTGTAAACTTAAAACGATAA
- a CDS encoding flagellar FlbD family protein, protein MIEVTRLNGKAFTLNALYIETVEAFPDTTITLTTGSKFIVLENVEQVRQKVKTFYQHIQVLSNPHLRGEEE, encoded by the coding sequence ATGATCGAAGTAACTCGCCTTAATGGCAAAGCATTTACTTTAAATGCTTTATACATAGAAACAGTCGAAGCTTTTCCAGATACAACGATTACGCTAACGACTGGAAGTAAATTTATTGTTTTAGAAAATGTAGAACAGGTGCGACAAAAGGTGAAAACCTTTTATCAACATATACAAGTATTATCAAACCCGCATTTACGAGGTGAAGAAGAATGA
- the fliL gene encoding flagellar basal body-associated protein FliL codes for MKNNKLLTIMLIILVTITLVGVIAVVLVTQLNKGPEVSEPTIDEIVISSVDVPEITTNLADGSFVRLQLKVQTTSEKSAQELLKRDFQVKNIVIQELSEMEVKALEGKQGKVTFQNTIKSQINELMQEGEVTQVYITSYIIP; via the coding sequence ATGAAGAACAATAAATTATTAACGATTATGCTGATCATTTTAGTTACGATTACACTCGTTGGTGTCATTGCGGTTGTGTTAGTTACACAGCTGAATAAGGGCCCGGAAGTAAGTGAGCCTACAATTGATGAAATCGTTATTTCATCAGTTGATGTTCCTGAAATTACGACGAATTTAGCGGATGGCAGTTTTGTTCGTCTTCAGTTAAAAGTTCAAACAACAAGTGAAAAATCTGCACAAGAGTTATTAAAACGTGACTTCCAAGTGAAAAACATCGTGATTCAAGAGTTATCTGAAATGGAAGTCAAAGCATTGGAAGGTAAACAAGGAAAAGTAACATTCCAAAACACAATCAAGTCGCAAATTAATGAATTGATGCAAGAAGGTGAAGTAACTCAAGTGTACATTACCTCATACATCATTCCGTAA